AATATTCGGATTATAGAAAAAATCGGTTATTTCAAAATATTGAGAAAGATATTCTAATACATAGCTGCTGCAAGGTGCACAGCAGCTATGTAGAAAGAGACTTGGAACTTTATTTTCCGCTTTATTTTTCTCAATAATCTTTTCCAGCTCTTTCTGATAATTTCTATTCATTTCTATCCCTTCCGGCTTATTTTACCTCGTTTTCGTTTGTTTCGCCTTTTAAGAAAGTCATTGCATTATCAAGGGTTGTCTGAGAAATTGCAGTCAGCGCCTCTTCTGTGAAAAATCCCTGATGAGAAGTAATCATAACATTCGGGAAAGAAAGCAGTCTGGCTGTTGTAGAATGTTCCAAAATTTCATCAGAACGGTTCTCAAATACGTTCTTTGTTTCTTCTTCGTATACGTCAAGACCTACTCCAAAGAATTTTCTTGCACGAATTCCGTCAATCAAATCATTGGTTTTTACCAGTCCGCCTCTTGATGTATTTACAAGGATAACACCGTCTTTCATTTTTGCAATAGTATCTTTGTTAATTAAATGATAAGTGCTGTCCATCAACGGGCAATGCAGAGAAATCAAATCACTCTGTGCCAGTAATTCATCTAAAGTTACATATTCTACAAAGTCTGCTAAATCCGGATTTTGGTATACGTCATAGGCAATAACCTTCATGCCAAATCCACGGCAGATTTTTGCCATAGCAGCGCCGATTTTACCTGTTCCCACGATACCTGCTGTTTTCTGATAGAAGTTAAAGCCCATGAGACCGCCAAGGCTGAAGTCGTTTTCTCTTACTTTTACATAAGCCTTATGAAGACGGCGGTTTACCTCCAGTGCAAGAGCCATAGCATGCTCTGCTACTGCTTCCGGTGAATATCCCGGCACACGCATAACACGAATACCGTATTCTTTTGCTTTATCCATATCAACATTATTAAATCCTGCACAGCGCATTAAAATCAGCTTGACACCTGCTTCGTGAAGCACGGTCATCGTTTCAGCGCCTACATCAGAGCTTACAAACGCACACACTGCATCATAGCCTTTTGCCAGAGGAGCTGTCTTTGGAGCAAGGTCTGTCTTTAAATAATCCATTTCAATCTCAGGATAATTTGCAATCTGTTTTTCAAATGAGTCTTTGTCGTAGTTTTTTGTGTCAAAAAATAAAATTTTCATAGTCACAGTCCTCCTGTTAAATAATTCACAATCTTTTTTCTCCTTTAATATAATAAATTCTATGGTATTTGTCAAGTACCCTCTTAAATTCTTTTTTATAGATTATGTTTTTTCACTACCTGTTCTACAGTATGGTCAAATTTTTGTTTTCCATACCAGTATACCCCTCCAGCTAAGGGTAATAATATCAGAAATACCCAATTAGGAACCATAATCTCCGAAAAAGGCAAAATATCCTCAAATACTATTTTAAACAGTATATTGGGGAAAATTATAACAGCAGCAGCCACTGCACTTAAAATCCAGCCAATTTTTTTAACCAATACAAAGCGCCCAATAGTGTGCATCTGCCATAATGATAGAAGACAAGGCAAGAAGAAAACCCATAAAAAATCTGCCAGACTGAATATGCCAGTTCCCAAAAAATGTTTGAAATCCGTTGTTATTGCAAGAAAGAAAACCAGCGCGATTACAACCAGATAAGATTTTCCGATTTCTTGAATACAGTAATAAATCTGGTCTTTTTTGCTCTCCTTTCTTCCTTCTGTAACCAGATTTTCTGTAAATTCTTTTACATCTCCCAGAGAATTTTCTAATCGCTCTCCATTTTTTTGTGCTTCTTCTGCTATACCGATTAAATCCTTTCGAATAATTTCTGTCTCCATCATTCCCACACCCTGATTTACAGCATAAGCAGTCACTTTGTCCAAATACCTTTGGTCTTCTATTTCCAAATTCAAGGCTTTGGCATTATTTTCTTTTTTTAATTCTTTCCATACGTTTTTCTTCATATTTGCCACCCCATTTCCTTATAATTTCAATATAGCCTCCACCGTATCTGATACACTTCGCCAACAAATTTCAAACTCATTTAATTGTTCCTGTCCTTCTCGTGTAAGAGAATAATATTTCCTGCTCGGTCCCAAGGGAGAAGGGCGGAATTGTGAGGAAATCATATTTTTCTTCTCTAAGCGCACCAGAATCGGATAAATGGTTCCTTCTTTCATATCCTCAAATCCAAAATCCTGAAGTTTCGTAACAATCTCATATCCGTACGTTGTCTCTACACTGATGATTTTCAAAATGCAGCCTTCCAATGTCCCCCTCATCATTTGAGATTTGTCATACATAATTTCCACCACCTGTCTTTCCTCACTATCACTACTATATACTACATA
The DNA window shown above is from Blautia hansenii DSM 20583 and carries:
- a CDS encoding PadR family transcriptional regulator, giving the protein MYDKSQMMRGTLEGCILKIISVETTYGYEIVTKLQDFGFEDMKEGTIYPILVRLEKKNMISSQFRPSPLGPSRKYYSLTREGQEQLNEFEICWRSVSDTVEAILKL
- a CDS encoding 2-hydroxyacid dehydrogenase yields the protein MKILFFDTKNYDKDSFEKQIANYPEIEMDYLKTDLAPKTAPLAKGYDAVCAFVSSDVGAETMTVLHEAGVKLILMRCAGFNNVDMDKAKEYGIRVMRVPGYSPEAVAEHAMALALEVNRRLHKAYVKVRENDFSLGGLMGFNFYQKTAGIVGTGKIGAAMAKICRGFGMKVIAYDVYQNPDLADFVEYVTLDELLAQSDLISLHCPLMDSTYHLINKDTIAKMKDGVILVNTSRGGLVKTNDLIDGIRARKFFGVGLDVYEEETKNVFENRSDEILEHSTTARLLSFPNVMITSHQGFFTEEALTAISQTTLDNAMTFLKGETNENEVK